One genomic region from Mycoplasmoides pirum ATCC 25960 encodes:
- a CDS encoding ABC transporter ATP-binding protein has protein sequence MQPILSVKNLTKKFGKKKKPAILDVTFNVYPGEFHAFIGGNGAGKTTTIKCIIGAYTKREGTILIDGISNIKPESKSKIGYIPEYTKFPKHFTTFEYLLSLGRIMGLSKLEAESKINKLLDKMHMTGLKNENPEKFSSGQKKKVILIQALLTDPKLLIMDEPTANLDPRARTEFFDLLKELQKEGSSFFVSTHILSEVNNYADSLTILDGGKIVLSGKIEDIQKKYINSNNKYLIKVANKDLLKAENIFLNNKINYIWNNLNKEYIIENLNAENASLILKLFINQDIDVINFAQYRHSLDEIYEEYVKIGSLHTK, from the coding sequence ATGCAACCAATATTATCTGTAAAAAATTTAACCAAAAAATTTGGCAAAAAAAAGAAGCCGGCAATTTTAGATGTAACATTCAATGTTTATCCTGGTGAATTTCATGCTTTTATAGGTGGGAATGGCGCTGGTAAAACAACAACTATTAAATGTATAATTGGTGCTTATACCAAAAGAGAAGGAACTATTTTAATTGATGGAATTTCTAACATCAAACCTGAATCTAAATCAAAAATTGGATATATTCCTGAATACACAAAATTTCCAAAACACTTTACTACTTTTGAATACCTTTTGTCTTTGGGAAGAATTATGGGTTTGTCCAAATTAGAAGCAGAAAGTAAAATTAATAAATTGTTAGATAAAATGCATATGACAGGTTTAAAAAATGAAAATCCAGAAAAATTTTCATCAGGCCAAAAGAAAAAAGTAATTTTAATTCAAGCATTATTAACTGATCCGAAACTTCTTATTATGGATGAACCTACCGCTAATTTAGATCCTAGAGCTAGAACAGAATTTTTTGATTTGTTAAAAGAATTGCAAAAAGAAGGAAGTAGTTTTTTTGTATCAACTCACATTCTAAGTGAAGTTAATAATTATGCTGATAGTTTGACTATTTTAGATGGTGGTAAAATTGTTTTATCTGGCAAAATTGAAGACATACAAAAAAAATATATTAATTCTAATAACAAATATTTAATTAAAGTAGCTAATAAAGATTTATTAAAAGCAGAAAACATTTTCTTAAATAATAAAATTAATTATATTTGAAATAATTTGAATAAAGAATACATAATTGAAAATTTAAATGCCGAAAATGCATCTTTAATATTAAAACTTTTTATTAATCAAGACATTGATGTAATTAATTTTGCTCAATATCGCCATTCTTTAGATGAAATATATGAAGAATATGTAAAGATTGGTTCATTGCACACAAAATAA
- the rplU gene encoding 50S ribosomal protein L21, which produces MFAIILSGSKQYLVRENDVIFVEKINGDVGTQVKINQVLAIDNKFGKPYLDNAEVVCIIEKQGKQKKINVIKHISQKHHLKKYGHRQPYTKLKVLSIKG; this is translated from the coding sequence ATGTTTGCAATAATTTTAAGTGGTTCGAAACAATATTTAGTTCGTGAAAATGATGTAATTTTTGTTGAAAAAATTAATGGAGATGTTGGAACTCAAGTTAAAATTAATCAAGTTTTAGCTATTGATAATAAATTTGGTAAACCTTATCTTGATAATGCAGAAGTTGTTTGTATTATCGAAAAACAAGGTAAACAAAAAAAAATAAATGTCATTAAGCATATTAGTCAAAAACATCATTTGAAAAAATATGGTCACCGTCAACCATATACAAAATTAAAAGTTTTATCAATAAAAGGGTAG
- a CDS encoding ribosomal-processing cysteine protease Prp: MLLITFYAGGMKIEGHALFKPKGEDIVCAAISGIVLGGINWFDPKNIKIVSNPDKELFFCELQNSDFENLVAMQVIQTQISSIAKIYPQYITISSQSQKIDL; the protein is encoded by the coding sequence ATGCTTTTGATTACTTTTTATGCTGGCGGCATGAAAATTGAGGGACATGCTTTGTTTAAGCCGAAAGGTGAAGATATTGTTTGTGCTGCAATAAGTGGAATTGTTTTAGGTGGAATAAATTGATTTGATCCAAAAAATATTAAAATTGTGTCTAACCCTGACAAAGAATTGTTTTTTTGTGAATTACAAAATAGTGATTTCGAAAATTTAGTTGCTATGCAAGTTATTCAAACCCAAATTTCATCTATAGCAAAAATTTATCCACAATATATAACAATTTCAAGTCAATCACAAAAAATTGATTTATAG
- a CDS encoding ABC transporter permease, with the protein MNKVFNKIKFKKNLNVYFAYYCFLSKVVIKNFANWMIFIAYILILSLILLIIPAILNSSPADYWNNPIVQVSSFVMPLVAVFGSSVSLNLFRDGIDTGMELIIISKPISRINFVIAKFSLLLTILLIYSLAASLLGVLTYLIPKMDPNLVGDLVGGLFTGSFVIGLFFGSLSVLISLKHSKNATNMIIILIAILFNFLTPLSALFFDTPSKVLSNQGINLIQQNVKTRKIENKNIVFQVTSTFGQTKFEDVKQKYHEANKETFYSNSFYLNFGNMIGSLYNLGGLAPYHNGNISISPNNTTWNFIDKINIDEYPYIYTGIPNLNLESNNLINNSLSQQIMFLPEPTSSFSLFFSTSPKYTYLSNPNNNETTSVVPNDKFYVKDSTKVTNALVNINNSTLNLFNNNSNVVNSITNTINQITNTDDVLNNLSKISQEFNSLLTKDNMLVFKENFEANYNKNLNANNEEIAENVFSNQVNLFYGLDELSNISNSTLDQQFIKDVVANNKFNQINNTFLTQNDNWNLLDSYFEKTFGWYPKLKSVVTQTNQNDEIK; encoded by the coding sequence ATGAACAAAGTTTTTAATAAAATTAAATTTAAAAAAAATTTAAATGTTTATTTTGCATATTATTGTTTTTTATCAAAAGTAGTAATTAAAAATTTTGCAAATTGAATGATTTTTATTGCTTATATTTTAATATTATCTTTGATATTGTTGATTATTCCAGCAATTTTAAATTCTTCACCTGCTGATTACTGAAATAATCCAATAGTACAAGTTAGTTCTTTTGTTATGCCTCTAGTAGCAGTATTTGGATCATCAGTTTCCTTGAATTTATTTAGAGATGGAATTGACACTGGAATGGAATTGATTATTATTTCAAAACCCATCAGTAGAATTAATTTTGTAATCGCAAAATTTAGTTTATTATTAACGATATTATTAATTTATTCATTAGCAGCTTCGCTATTAGGTGTTTTGACATATTTAATACCTAAAATGGATCCTAATCTTGTTGGAGATTTAGTAGGAGGGTTGTTTACTGGTTCATTTGTTATAGGTTTATTTTTCGGTTCATTATCGGTATTAATTTCATTAAAACATAGTAAAAATGCAACAAATATGATTATTATTTTAATTGCAATTTTATTTAATTTTTTAACACCATTATCAGCGCTATTTTTTGATACTCCTTCAAAAGTTTTATCAAATCAAGGTATTAATTTAATTCAACAAAATGTTAAAACTAGAAAAATTGAAAATAAAAATATAGTTTTTCAAGTTACATCAACATTTGGTCAAACTAAATTTGAAGATGTCAAACAAAAATATCATGAAGCAAACAAAGAAACATTTTATAGTAATTCATTTTATTTGAATTTTGGTAACATGATTGGATCATTGTACAATTTAGGTGGATTAGCGCCATATCATAATGGTAATATATCAATTTCTCCCAACAACACAACTTGAAATTTTATTGACAAAATTAATATTGATGAATATCCATATATCTACACAGGAATACCAAATTTAAATTTAGAATCTAATAATCTTATAAACAATAGCTTATCTCAACAAATAATGTTTTTACCAGAACCAACTAGTTCTTTTAGTTTATTTTTTTCTACTTCCCCAAAATATACATATTTAAGTAATCCAAATAATAATGAAACAACTTCTGTTGTGCCGAATGATAAATTTTATGTTAAAGATTCAACAAAAGTCACAAATGCTTTAGTTAACATAAATAATTCAACTTTAAATTTATTTAATAATAATTCAAATGTTGTAAATTCAATAACTAATACTATAAATCAAATAACAAATACAGATGATGTTTTAAATAATTTATCCAAAATTTCACAAGAATTTAACTCATTGCTAACAAAAGATAATATGTTAGTGTTTAAAGAAAATTTTGAAGCTAACTATAACAAAAATTTAAATGCAAACAATGAAGAAATAGCAGAAAATGTTTTTTCTAATCAAGTTAACTTATTTTATGGTTTGGATGAATTAAGTAATATTTCAAATTCAACATTAGATCAACAATTTATTAAAGATGTTGTTGCTAATAATAAATTTAATCAAATAAATAATACTTTTTTGACCCAAAATGATAATTGAAATTTATTGGATTCCTATTTTGAAAAAACATTTGGTTGATATCCAAAATTAAAAAGTGTTGTAACTCAAACTAATCAAAATGATGAAATAAAATAA
- a CDS encoding transcriptional repressor, whose translation MQSLDFYLKKVKEANLRLTTQRIEVIKCLLKHNNWHTIDDIIDHLTIANNKKPNIASVYNVLHSLVSCKIINAFLDVNSFKPFFNLRHDEHEHVYCFTNKKQSFFTIPFEKKLVNQIKKYFINNGFETSDFYIVANGLVKSNEKKCK comes from the coding sequence ATGCAGTCACTTGATTTTTATTTAAAAAAAGTTAAAGAAGCTAATTTAAGATTAACAACTCAAAGAATTGAAGTTATTAAATGTCTTTTAAAACATAATAATTGGCATACAATTGATGATATTATTGATCATTTAACAATTGCGAATAATAAAAAACCAAATATAGCAAGTGTTTACAATGTTTTGCATTCGTTGGTTAGTTGTAAAATTATTAATGCTTTTTTGGATGTTAATAGTTTTAAACCTTTTTTTAATCTTCGACATGATGAACACGAACACGTTTATTGTTTTACTAATAAAAAACAATCCTTTTTTACAATTCCTTTTGAAAAAAAATTAGTTAATCAAATTAAAAAATATTTCATTAATAATGGATTTGAAACAAGTGATTTTTATATTGTAGCTAATGGTCTGGTAAAAAGTAATGAAAAAAAATGTAAATAA
- a CDS encoding cob(I)yrinic acid a,c-diamide adenosyltransferase, protein MVYAYYGIGQGKTSTLNGLCLRAIASKKPILYIRFFKNIKSSEDDILNKLNVKVHLFQTTKSFIWTKNLKEREKIINDAKNAINFLNKNYSKYKYIFLDEFIDLISNKIVTINFFCNFLKKISKNKYVFISGHTMHKKIAAICDVLTKTEAEKHHYSKGVQAKKFIDF, encoded by the coding sequence GTGGTATATGCATATTATGGTATTGGTCAAGGAAAAACATCAACTTTAAATGGTTTATGTTTAAGGGCAATAGCTTCAAAAAAACCAATATTATATATTCGTTTTTTTAAAAATATAAAAAGTAGTGAAGATGATATTTTAAATAAATTAAATGTTAAAGTTCATTTATTTCAAACTACTAAATCATTTATTTGAACAAAAAATTTAAAAGAACGCGAAAAAATTATTAATGATGCAAAAAATGCAATTAATTTTTTAAATAAAAATTATTCTAAATACAAATATATTTTTTTAGATGAATTTATTGATTTAATTTCAAATAAAATTGTAACTATAAACTTTTTTTGTAATTTTTTGAAAAAAATAAGTAAAAACAAGTATGTTTTTATAAGCGGACATACAATGCATAAAAAAATTGCTGCTATTTGTGATGTATTAACAAAAACTGAAGCAGAAAAACATCACTATAGCAAAGGTGTTCAAGCTAAAAAATTTATAGATTTTTAA
- a CDS encoding phosphopantetheine-binding protein, translating to MEVLTQLKEIVAQKQLKIEITDDILDKDFKTLGLDSLDTFSIIVDLENYFKVSLSDELMMSLKSINDLIKAFENLIKNK from the coding sequence ATGGAAGTATTAACACAATTAAAAGAAATTGTCGCACAAAAACAATTAAAAATTGAAATTACTGATGATATTTTAGATAAAGATTTTAAAACATTAGGTTTAGATTCATTAGATACTTTTTCAATCATAGTTGATTTGGAAAATTATTTTAAAGTTAGTTTGTCAGATGAATTAATGATGTCTTTAAAATCAATTAATGATTTAATTAAAGCTTTTGAAAATTTAATTAAAAACAAATAA
- the tig gene encoding trigger factor, with protein MYKIIDSKKENNLLSLHIKIDSKLWIEEIDKATNSAIKNISIPGFRKGKIPKDKAKEYINHAVIFDKAANKVLNLIFEKILEEDVVVNDSNVIDANPEVEIKDINNENIEFKFNFDLMPDIEIADYKKIDNVKKPQEITEADIKHQISLLMKKDAEIVSKSIEVVSDHDIAIIDFKGKVDGKELESATAKNYELEIGSKSFIPGFEDSLIGMKKNETKTLNLKFPNEYHAEDLKGKPVEFEVTIKDIKSINYPELTDDYVQKMSQENLEIKAKTVDELKTNIKKQLEKNSVIANKNQNSSKIREYLIEKSKFSYIPQKLVNDQIRRIKNQYLSQLKQYKMELKDILAMQNMTEEKFDEQIKKEAETNVKYSLLVEKIAIKENIQCNESDYEKKFNELIDEYKISDETIKQNTLKQLNDQKDLIETIIIGDKLIDYLIQLNEK; from the coding sequence ATGTACAAAATAATCGATTCAAAAAAAGAAAATAACTTATTAAGTTTACACATTAAAATTGATAGCAAATTATGAATTGAAGAAATTGATAAAGCTACAAATTCAGCGATTAAAAATATTTCAATACCTGGTTTTAGAAAAGGAAAAATTCCTAAAGATAAAGCAAAAGAATATATAAATCATGCAGTTATATTTGATAAAGCAGCAAATAAAGTTTTAAATTTAATTTTTGAAAAAATTTTAGAAGAAGATGTTGTTGTTAATGATTCTAATGTCATTGATGCAAATCCTGAAGTTGAAATAAAAGACATTAATAATGAAAATATTGAATTTAAATTTAATTTTGATTTAATGCCTGATATTGAAATTGCTGATTATAAAAAAATTGATAATGTAAAAAAACCTCAAGAAATTACTGAAGCAGACATAAAACATCAAATTAGTTTATTAATGAAAAAAGATGCTGAAATTGTATCCAAATCTATTGAAGTAGTTAGTGACCATGATATCGCAATAATTGATTTTAAAGGCAAAGTAGATGGTAAAGAACTAGAATCTGCAACAGCTAAAAATTATGAACTTGAAATAGGATCTAAATCTTTTATTCCTGGATTTGAAGATAGTTTAATTGGAATGAAAAAAAATGAAACCAAAACATTAAATTTAAAATTTCCTAATGAGTATCATGCAGAAGATTTAAAAGGAAAACCAGTAGAATTTGAAGTTACAATAAAAGATATTAAATCAATTAATTATCCCGAATTAACTGATGATTATGTTCAAAAAATGAGTCAAGAGAATTTAGAAATAAAAGCTAAAACTGTTGACGAGTTAAAAACTAATATCAAGAAACAATTAGAAAAAAATTCAGTTATTGCAAATAAAAATCAAAATAGCTCTAAAATTCGTGAATATTTGATTGAAAAATCTAAGTTTTCATATATTCCTCAAAAATTGGTTAATGATCAAATTAGAAGAATTAAAAATCAATATTTATCACAATTAAAACAATACAAAATGGAACTTAAAGATATATTAGCGATGCAAAATATGACCGAAGAAAAATTTGATGAACAAATTAAAAAAGAAGCAGAAACTAATGTTAAATATTCACTACTTGTAGAAAAGATTGCTATTAAAGAAAACATTCAATGTAATGAATCGGATTATGAAAAGAAATTTAATGAATTAATAGACGAATATAAAATTAGTGATGAAACAATTAAACAAAATACTTTAAAACAATTAAATGATCAAAAAGATTTAATTGAAACCATAATAATAGGTGATAAATTAATTGATTACTTAATTCAGTTAAATGAAAAATAA
- the rpmA gene encoding 50S ribosomal protein L27: MDIINNKKIWFNVDLQFFASKKGVGSTKNGRDSNPKFLGAKLADGQLAKSGQIIYRQRGNVIWPGKNVGQGKDDTLFALSPGIVKYTKFGKNKTKVSVIEVKIG, encoded by the coding sequence ATGGATATCATTAATAATAAAAAAATATGATTTAATGTTGATTTACAGTTTTTTGCTTCAAAAAAAGGTGTAGGTTCTACCAAGAATGGCAGAGATTCTAATCCGAAATTTTTAGGTGCAAAATTAGCTGATGGACAATTAGCTAAATCAGGACAAATTATTTATCGCCAAAGAGGGAATGTAATTTGACCTGGAAAAAATGTTGGTCAAGGAAAAGATGATACTTTGTTTGCTTTATCACCAGGTATAGTAAAATATACAAAATTTGGTAAAAATAAAACTAAAGTTAGTGTTATTGAAGTAAAAATCGGATAG
- the lon gene encoding endopeptidase La: MKKAPILVSRGIVIFPHTKKSIDVGRKKSLEAIKLANKNKQKHIIVVTQNDIDIDDPTAKDINMVGTLCEVLKTNDTFSEDGKKILSSLVELRGLERVKLITKYDYSKNKDVIVEYQILNSSNINDREIPKRIEKIFSQFDDSMMKNITREESSTISNKNGYELNQISGDANKLSDLISNVLPINLKKRQQLLEELNVLKRFDLIISFMGEEISSTSKNSEKNDDLNQIDRKISKKINENLSKQQREFYLRERLKAIKEELGDISSKEDDVSELRDRVNANPYPKYIKEKVISELNRYESSMNSQENSIIRTYVEWLLDLPWWQESKDNVDIKKVAKILDKNHYGLQSVKERIIEYLAVQTRTKKIKGPIMCLVGPPGVGKSSLAKSIAEALNKNFVKMSLGGVHDESEIRGHRKTYIGSMPGRIIKGMKKAGVVNPLFLLDEIDKTGVDRMHGDPASALLEVLDPELNNKFNDNYIEEDYDLSKVMFVATANYADAIPEALYDRLEIIELTSYTEQEKLAIAKNYLIPKTLESAELTSKEISFNDEALSYIIKHFTREAGVRGLERKIQEIIRKFLVASQKKNIKSQVIDVKAVKTYLKKEIFDYTIRDEDTIPGIVNGMAYTSTGGDLLPIEVTYSSGKGDIVITGNLKETMRESASVALGYVKSNAKDFGIDPEIFKTIDIHIHVPSGGIPKDGPSAGIALTTAIISALTGKKVDPTIAMTGEITLRGKVLIIGGVKEKTISAYRGGVRTIFMPEKDERYLSEVPKEIIKNLNIVFVKQYKDVYKRIFK, from the coding sequence ATGAAAAAAGCGCCCATTTTGGTTTCAAGAGGAATTGTTATTTTTCCGCATACAAAAAAATCTATAGATGTTGGAAGAAAAAAATCTTTAGAAGCTATTAAACTTGCTAATAAAAATAAACAAAAACACATTATTGTTGTTACTCAAAATGATATTGATATTGATGATCCAACAGCAAAAGATATAAATATGGTAGGAACTTTATGTGAAGTTCTTAAAACAAATGATACATTCTCTGAAGATGGTAAAAAAATCTTATCTTCTTTAGTTGAATTGCGTGGATTAGAACGTGTTAAATTAATTACAAAATATGATTACAGCAAAAACAAAGATGTTATAGTAGAATATCAAATTTTAAATTCTAGTAATATTAACGATCGAGAAATTCCTAAAAGAATTGAAAAGATTTTTTCACAATTTGATGACTCGATGATGAAAAATATCACTCGTGAAGAATCATCTACTATAAGTAATAAAAATGGATATGAATTAAATCAAATTTCTGGAGATGCAAATAAGTTATCTGATTTAATATCTAATGTTTTACCTATAAATTTAAAAAAAAGACAACAATTATTAGAAGAATTAAATGTTTTAAAAAGATTTGATTTAATTATTAGCTTTATGGGGGAAGAAATTTCTTCAACAAGTAAAAATTCTGAAAAAAACGATGATTTAAATCAAATTGATCGAAAAATAAGTAAAAAAATAAATGAAAATTTATCAAAACAACAAAGAGAATTTTATTTACGAGAACGTTTAAAAGCTATTAAAGAAGAATTAGGTGATATTTCATCAAAAGAAGATGATGTGTCAGAATTAAGAGATCGTGTTAATGCTAATCCTTATCCTAAATACATTAAAGAAAAAGTTATTAGTGAATTAAATAGATATGAATCATCTATGAATTCTCAAGAGAATTCAATAATTAGAACTTATGTAGAATGATTATTAGATTTACCTTGATGACAAGAAAGCAAAGATAATGTTGATATTAAAAAAGTTGCAAAAATTTTAGACAAAAATCACTACGGTCTTCAATCTGTTAAAGAAAGAATTATTGAGTATTTAGCTGTTCAAACTAGAACTAAAAAGATTAAAGGACCTATTATGTGCTTAGTTGGCCCTCCTGGTGTAGGAAAATCTAGCTTAGCTAAATCAATCGCTGAAGCTTTAAACAAAAATTTTGTAAAAATGTCATTAGGTGGTGTTCATGATGAATCTGAAATTCGTGGTCATCGCAAAACTTATATAGGTTCAATGCCTGGAAGAATTATTAAAGGCATGAAAAAAGCTGGTGTTGTTAATCCGTTATTTTTATTAGATGAAATCGATAAAACAGGAGTTGATAGAATGCACGGGGACCCAGCTAGTGCTTTATTAGAAGTTTTAGATCCAGAATTAAATAACAAATTTAATGATAATTACATTGAAGAAGATTATGATTTATCAAAAGTAATGTTTGTGGCAACTGCTAATTATGCCGATGCGATTCCAGAAGCTTTATATGATCGTTTAGAAATTATTGAATTAACATCATATACAGAACAAGAAAAATTAGCAATAGCAAAAAATTATTTAATTCCCAAAACTTTAGAATCAGCTGAATTGACATCTAAAGAGATTTCTTTTAATGACGAAGCGTTAAGTTATATTATCAAACATTTCACTCGTGAAGCAGGTGTTCGTGGTTTAGAACGAAAAATTCAAGAAATTATTCGTAAGTTTTTAGTTGCTAGTCAAAAGAAAAATATTAAATCACAAGTAATTGATGTTAAAGCTGTTAAAACTTACCTGAAAAAAGAAATATTTGATTACACAATCCGTGATGAAGATACAATTCCTGGAATTGTTAATGGTATGGCTTATACATCAACTGGTGGTGATTTGTTACCAATTGAAGTTACATATTCTTCTGGCAAAGGTGATATTGTAATTACTGGTAATTTAAAAGAAACAATGCGCGAATCTGCATCTGTGGCTTTAGGATATGTTAAATCAAATGCAAAAGATTTTGGTATTGATCCTGAAATATTCAAAACAATAGATATTCATATTCATGTTCCATCAGGCGGAATTCCTAAAGATGGTCCAAGTGCTGGAATTGCACTAACAACTGCAATTATTTCAGCATTAACTGGCAAAAAAGTTGACCCTACAATTGCAATGACAGGTGAAATTACTTTACGTGGTAAAGTATTAATCATTGGTGGTGTAAAAGAAAAAACTATTTCAGCATACCGTGGTGGTGTTAGAACTATTTTTATGCCTGAAAAAGATGAAAGATACTTAAGTGAAGTTCCAAAAGAAATTATCAAAAATTTAAATATTGTTTTCGTTAAACAATACAAAGATGTTTATAAACGTATTTTTAAATAA
- a CDS encoding deoxyribonuclease IV yields MKNNSITIGSHVSMKSPDFLLGSVNEALSYNANAFMIYTGPPQSSLRVDIDKLKIQEAHKLMSENNIKLTNVIIHAPYIINLASVDPSKQNFGVDFLTKELIRSRAIGAKYIVLHPGSSIKTTPAIAINNLSKNLNKVLNKTKDIIICLETMAGKGNEIGRDFFELKNIIKNIEQKERIGICFDTCHVNDAGYDLSNLDIVLNEYKKHLKFDLLKVVHLNDSINGLNSHKDRHANINKGTIGLKTLIGLIKNIHFNKLPFILETPYINDLPPYKNEIDLILKNL; encoded by the coding sequence ATGAAAAATAATTCCATTACAATAGGCTCACATGTGAGTATGAAAAGTCCCGATTTCTTACTTGGGAGTGTAAATGAAGCATTAAGTTACAACGCTAATGCATTTATGATATATACAGGTCCGCCACAATCTTCTTTAAGAGTTGACATTGATAAATTAAAAATTCAAGAAGCTCACAAATTAATGAGTGAAAATAATATTAAGTTAACTAATGTAATAATCCATGCTCCATATATTATTAATCTCGCATCAGTAGATCCATCTAAACAAAATTTCGGTGTAGATTTTTTAACTAAAGAATTAATTCGTTCAAGAGCAATAGGTGCAAAATATATTGTTTTACATCCTGGAAGTTCAATTAAAACTACTCCTGCTATAGCAATCAATAATTTATCAAAAAATCTCAATAAGGTTTTAAATAAAACTAAAGATATTATTATTTGTCTTGAAACAATGGCTGGTAAAGGTAATGAAATCGGACGTGATTTTTTTGAATTAAAAAATATTATTAAAAATATAGAGCAAAAAGAACGAATTGGAATTTGTTTTGATACTTGTCATGTTAATGATGCGGGATATGATTTATCTAATTTGGATATTGTTTTGAATGAATATAAAAAACATCTTAAATTTGATTTATTAAAAGTTGTTCATTTAAATGATTCAATTAATGGATTAAATTCACATAAAGATCGCCACGCAAACATAAATAAAGGAACTATAGGATTAAAAACATTAATAGGATTAATTAAAAATATTCATTTTAATAAATTACCTTTTATTTTAGAAACTCCATATATTAATGATTTACCACCATACAAAAATGAAATTGATTTAATTTTAAAAAATTTATAA
- a CDS encoding DUF3196 family protein, whose amino-acid sequence MKKNVNNSKVNKIKNVNFTTPISLLNHFKKNENVDSIMNYDYYLSILNNVIDQFKSNRYEKAIDLLNEELDAPYIPTNVEKYFLTMIKLIRNQAYEKRNDKIQEFGASELINLALNNFPKNLHIFDYFTTKPEGFFEREDFDYFRFIFTSKDFSNDLKFNVLFLINEITDFSNIKLDFLNHNTNISSKIILGKEIINKTLKSYYDKVYEEISKLLFKDPSLEEMANTVVDQILSFYFPNLPPSNINSKLLGKSIANYVLNSFNNINEDKKTKNNEINDLILHAINAK is encoded by the coding sequence ATGAAAAAAAATGTAAATAATTCAAAAGTAAACAAAATCAAAAATGTTAACTTTACTACTCCTATTTCTTTGTTAAATCATTTCAAAAAAAACGAAAATGTTGATTCAATAATGAATTATGATTACTATTTATCAATACTAAATAATGTTATTGATCAATTTAAATCAAATCGTTATGAAAAAGCTATAGACTTATTAAATGAAGAATTAGATGCCCCTTACATTCCAACAAATGTAGAAAAATATTTTTTAACAATGATTAAATTAATTAGAAATCAAGCTTATGAAAAACGTAATGACAAAATTCAAGAATTTGGCGCATCTGAATTAATTAATTTGGCTTTAAATAATTTTCCTAAAAATCTTCATATTTTTGATTACTTCACAACAAAACCAGAAGGTTTTTTTGAACGAGAAGATTTTGATTATTTTAGATTTATTTTCACAAGCAAAGATTTTAGTAATGATTTAAAATTTAATGTTTTATTTTTAATTAATGAAATTACTGACTTTTCTAATATTAAGCTAGATTTTTTAAATCACAATACTAATATTTCAAGTAAAATTATTTTAGGAAAAGAAATTATAAATAAAACACTTAAATCATATTATGATAAGGTATATGAAGAAATTTCGAAATTACTATTTAAAGATCCTTCCTTAGAAGAAATGGCAAATACTGTTGTTGATCAAATTTTAAGTTTTTATTTCCCTAATTTACCACCAAGTAATATTAATTCTAAGTTGTTAGGCAAAAGTATTGCAAATTATGTGTTAAATTCTTTTAACAACATTAATGAAGATAAAAAAACAAAAAACAATGAAATTAATGATTTAATATTACATGCTATAAATGCAAAATAA